The Natranaerovirga hydrolytica genome includes the window AAAAAGGTTTTTTGAAGTTTGAAAAAGATGAAAAAGATAAAAGAATACTTAGATTAATATTAACGGAAAAAAGCAATGTATTTTGGAATAAATATGAAGACAAAGATAATGAGTTTATTAAAGAATTGTTTAAGGATTTTACGGAGGATGAAGTTAATGGAATGTGTAATGGGATGAACAAGTTGTTTACAAGAATGTCATTAATGAGTGAGTTAAAAAATGAATCATAAATGAATAGGAGAATGATATGAGAAAGATAGTGAAAGGCATATTGATAACAATTGTCATAATTTTAGGCATTGGCATTGGAGGTGTATTTTATTTGGCAAGGGGCTTGGAAACTGTTCAAGAGGAAGAGGTTAAAGATATAGAGGTGCTACAATTAGAAGAAGGTACTTATTATGGTCGTTATGATCAAGGAAGGTGGCGTAATGAAGTAGAGGTTACAATTTTAGATAATAAAATCATAGACATCAACTTTGTAGAAGATGTTGTTTTTAAAGATGAGTCAGTACAAAACCAATTGATTCAAAAAGTAATAGAAGAGCAAAGTGTTTTGGTAGATACTATATCTGGAGCAACAGTAACCAGTAAAGCCTATTTAAAATCTATAGAAAATGCACTAGACCAATAAAAAAGGAGAGAATATTATGGCTAATTTAATTGTTTACGGGACTAAATATGGAAGTGTACAAGGATGTGCAGAGAGATTAAAAAAAGAATTAAATGATGATACTGTTTTACTTAATTTGAAAAAAGAAAAAGCTGATGATGTGGATATTTCATCTTATGATACGATTATAATTGGTGGATCTATCTATGTTGGGCGTATTCAAAAAGAGGTAAGCGCTTTTTGTGAAAAACATTCAGACACATTATTGAAAAAGAAAATTGGTTTGTTTATTTGCTGTATGGAAGAAGGAAAAAAAGCAAATGAACAATTAATATCCATGTTTGATCAGAAATTATTAGATCATGCAGTCATTAAAGAAGTTTTTGGTGGCGAATTAGATATGGCAAAGTTAGGTTTCATTCATAAAATGATGATGAAAATAGTGAGTCAGTCAGATGAAAATAAAAAAGAAATGACCAACAAAAAAGAAAAAACATCTTCAATAGATTACAATAAGATTATAGACTTTGCTAAGACAATCAAAGAAGCATAAAAGCATAAAAAAATAAAAAGTTCTAAGATCACAAGAACTTTTTATTTTTTTATTCACAAGGATTGACGTGGACAATAACATCAGTAATGTGTTCATAGTTCAATAATTTATCTTTAACCTGAGCAGCAAGAGAATGACCTTCTAAAACAGTTAATGAAGCATTAACAGATACTTTAACGATTAAAATAAACTCTAAGCCAACGGGTTTGGATAAAATAGAATCAATATGGTCAATTCCATGTATATTTATAATATCAGCTTTTATATCTTTTTCTATTTTTGGATCTAAAGTAGTATCCATTAAAACTTGATAGGAACTACTGAAAATCTCAAATCCTGTATATGCAATCCATAATGCAATCATCATACCTACAAGACCATCTACCCAATAAATGTTATAAATACCCATAATAATACTTAAAAGTGTACCAGCGGTTAAAAAAACATCATTTCTATGGTCTTCTGCATTGGCAATGGCAAGTAAACTATCATACTTTCTACCAACTTTTTTAGAAAAAATAAAGAGTAGTATTTTAATAATTATAGTAATAATTGAAACGATAATTAGCCAAAAAGAAAAAGTAAAAGCTTCTTGATTAATTATAGAATCAAAAGAATTGCTAATAATTGCAAAAGAAACAAAGAATAAAGATAAACTTATGATTAAAGAAAATATATATTCAGCTTTTCCGTGTCCAAAAGGATGATCAGAGTCTTTAGGTTGGGAAGCTAATTTATTTCCTATAAAAGTAAGGACAGAAGTAAAAACATCGCCAGCACTATTTAACCCGTCTGCTATCATAGCTTGGCTTCTCGTACTAAATCCAATGAGGAGTTTTGCGAAAACAAGAAAGGCATTGGCAATAATACCAAGTATGGCAACTAAACTAACTTCTTTTGATTTCTTCAAATATATCACCTTCACATTAAATATAAGTTTATAAAATATAATTATACTATATTATGGACAACTTTTAAAAGCAAAATCGAAAATAAAGTAAAAAAATAACAAAATAATTAAAAATAGTTTAGAGATAACCCTTTAAACGTTAAAAATATGTTTGTAAAATAAAACAATATATTGTAAAATAATGTAGAACACTTGTGATTTTATTGAGAAACGAGAATTTTAGGAGATTACTTATATGAGATATATTCCACTTTCAAGCCTAATGCCTGGTATGGTAGTTGGTAGAAATTTATATGATATCCAGCAAAACTTATTGCTAAGAAAAGGAAAAATTGTAAAAGATGAATATATAAAAAAAATAGAAGCTTTAGGGTTTCAAGGTATTTATATAGCAGATAAAAATACAGAAGATATAGAAATTAGAGATGTCATTTCAGATTCTTTAAGGAAAAAGGCTTTAACTTCTGTAAAGGGAAGCTTTATGAGTCTTGCTCAAAATGAAGTTGGGAAAAAAAGCAAAGTAAAAATGGCTTCCATTAAAGAGGTTATTACGAATATTGTAGACGATATTATTAACAATAAAGATTTGATGGTTAATTTGATAGACCTTAAAACATATGATGATTACACGTATTATCATTGTGTGAATGTGGCTGTTTTATCAATTGTTATGGGAATCAATTATGGACTGAATAAACAAAAGTTAATTGAATTAGGTT containing:
- a CDS encoding FMN-binding protein → MRKIVKGILITIVIILGIGIGGVFYLARGLETVQEEEVKDIEVLQLEEGTYYGRYDQGRWRNEVEVTILDNKIIDINFVEDVVFKDESVQNQLIQKVIEEQSVLVDTISGATVTSKAYLKSIENALDQ
- a CDS encoding cation diffusion facilitator family transporter — translated: MKKSKEVSLVAILGIIANAFLVFAKLLIGFSTRSQAMIADGLNSAGDVFTSVLTFIGNKLASQPKDSDHPFGHGKAEYIFSLIISLSLFFVSFAIISNSFDSIINQEAFTFSFWLIIVSIITIIIKILLFIFSKKVGRKYDSLLAIANAEDHRNDVFLTAGTLLSIIMGIYNIYWVDGLVGMMIALWIAYTGFEIFSSSYQVLMDTTLDPKIEKDIKADIINIHGIDHIDSILSKPVGLEFILIVKVSVNASLTVLEGHSLAAQVKDKLLNYEHITDVIVHVNPCE
- a CDS encoding flavodoxin domain-containing protein, whose amino-acid sequence is MANLIVYGTKYGSVQGCAERLKKELNDDTVLLNLKKEKADDVDISSYDTIIIGGSIYVGRIQKEVSAFCEKHSDTLLKKKIGLFICCMEEGKKANEQLISMFDQKLLDHAVIKEVFGGELDMAKLGFIHKMMMKIVSQSDENKKEMTNKKEKTSSIDYNKIIDFAKTIKEA